The DNA window CGTGCCAAGCTCGAAGAGCGCGTCGTCACCGCCGACGCCGCGCTGGTCAGAACGGAAGAGAAGTACAGAAAGATCTTTGAAAACGCGGTGATGGGAATCTTTCAAACCTCGCCGGACGGGAGGTACCGCAGCGCGAACCCGGCGATGGCGTGCATCTTCGGCTTCGATTCGCCGGAGCAGATGCTCGCCAACGACGCCGAAACCAATCGCCGGTGCTATGTCGATCCTGATACCCGGCTGCTATTCGAACAGTTGATGGCCGATCGCGGCCATGTATCGGACTTTCAGTCGGAGATTCGCACGCCCGATGGAATCCGCTGGATCAGTGAGAATGCTCAGACGGTTCGCGACGAGTTCGGGCAGACGGTCTACTACGAGGGAACTGTCGAGGACATCACCCAGCGCAAGCGGGCCGAGGCCGACGAACGACTGGCCAAGGAGAGCATCGAAGCGGCGCGAGCAGCCGCCGAAGACGCCCGTGCCGCCGCCGAAGCGGCCAGCACCGCCAAGAGCGACTTCCTGGCGACCATGAGCCATGAAATCCGCACGCCGTTGAACGGCGTGATCGGCATGGCCGACCTGCTTTCCCACACCCCGCTGACACCGCAACAGGCCCGCTACGCGAGCATCATCCAGTCGTCATCCGACGGACTGCTCGCGATCATCAACCAGGTCCTGGACTTCTCGAAGATTGAAGCCGGCAAGCTGGAGCTGTGCGAGCGCGACTTTGAACTTCCGTCGGCCGTGGAGGAAGTCGTCGTCGTTCTGGCCCAAAAGGCCGCGACAAAGGGGCTCGAGCTGGCATACCGGATCGACCAGGGCGTCCCGTCGAACGTCCGGGGCGATGACGACCGCCTCCGCCAGGTCCTCATGAACATCGTGAACAATGCCATCAAGTTCACGGCGAGCGGCGAGGTCGTGGTGCGGGTGACGGTGGACAAGGATGAAACCGCCTGTCTCGAAGACAACAACAGGGTAATGCTAAGGTTCGCCATCACCGACACCGGGCCGGGCATTCCCGCCGAACGTCTGCACCGGCTTTTCAAGAGCTTTTCGCAGGTGGATAGCTCGATCACGCGTCAGCACGGCGGGACCGGGCTTGGACTGGCGATCTCGAAGCAACTTGTTGAATTGATGGGAGGCCGGATTGGGGTCGAAAGTACCCCTGGCAAGGGTTCCACCTTCTGGTTCACAGTGGCGTTGTCGCTGCGGCAAAAGGCGGCGGTGAATGTTGCGGCATTCTCCCTGGCTGGCCGGCGTGTGTTGGTGGTGGACGACAACCTCACGCAATGCCAGGTCCTCCACGAGCAACTGCGAACGTGGGGCTTGGATGCCCACTACGCGACCGACCCGCGGATCGCGCTCGATATGCTCGCCGAAAGCGCGCGGCGCGGCACGCCGTTCGATCTGGCGATCGTGGACCTGAACATGCCCGTCATGGACGGCTTTGCCTTGGCCCGGGCCGTCCGTGGCAATAGGGAACTCGCAATGCTGCCACTGGTCCTGATGAGCGGCGTAGAGGCCTCCGGCGCTGCCGAGGAAAGCAAGCTGGGACAGTTCCTGACCAAACCCGTTCGGCAATCGGATCTGCTGGACGCGGTAATGAAAGCCCTGGCCCGCCCGGCGGATCTGCCGGCGGCCGTTCCTCCGACCGGTGCCACGGCACCGGCGCAGGACCGCAGCGCGATGCGCATCCTGCTCGCCGAGGACATGGAAGTGAACCAGTTCGTGGTCGTCGAGACGATCGCCCGTGACGGTTACACGTGTGACATTGCGTCGAACGGTCGCGAAGCGGTCGCCGCCGCTACGGCGAAGGAGTACGACCTGATCCTGATGGATTGCCAGATGCCGGAACTGAGCGGCTTCGAGGCAACCGCAGCAATCCGGGAGTTCGAGCGAACTCAGCGGCCCAATGGCGTTCGGGCGCGAATCATTGCCCTGACCGCCAACGCGGTGAAGGGAGATCGTGAACGATGTCTTGCCGCCGGGATGGACGATTACCTGACCAAGCCACTCGACCCGGTGAAACTGTTGCGAAGCATCGCATCGACCGAGCCGG is part of the Humisphaera borealis genome and encodes:
- a CDS encoding hybrid sensor histidine kinase/response regulator: MLGWFHSLKVAHKLALISFIFVVPDSLMLYLFITSINENIEFAKLEKVGNEFQRPVERLLDLVPQQRLDARRSPDEAAEARMRARASEIDEAFAVLAEVDARLGQTLDFNRESLSKHQRLGCDATSVRAEWESLKSATARDEITAAARDQHYLRLIDHLRGMIAHAGDMSNLILDPDLDSYYMMDVTLMAIPQTQDRLHRVMADGEDLFRARTNEDIARCKVALAIDLAFLKIDDLDRITGSIQTALTSDNPQSRVHPTLHARIPPALQAYTNAATRFNDLTAQLHGDGNVRPTLNEYLAAGEQARQASYQLWSVADEELNGMLQSRIDYYVNRRTRSLGVAACALLAASVLVTFITRSISRPLKKQAEQLQAMNQELTQARAKLEERVVTADAALVRTEEKYRKIFENAVMGIFQTSPDGRYRSANPAMACIFGFDSPEQMLANDAETNRRCYVDPDTRLLFEQLMADRGHVSDFQSEIRTPDGIRWISENAQTVRDEFGQTVYYEGTVEDITQRKRAEADERLAKESIEAARAAAEDARAAAEAASTAKSDFLATMSHEIRTPLNGVIGMADLLSHTPLTPQQARYASIIQSSSDGLLAIINQVLDFSKIEAGKLELCERDFELPSAVEEVVVVLAQKAATKGLELAYRIDQGVPSNVRGDDDRLRQVLMNIVNNAIKFTASGEVVVRVTVDKDETACLEDNNRVMLRFAITDTGPGIPAERLHRLFKSFSQVDSSITRQHGGTGLGLAISKQLVELMGGRIGVESTPGKGSTFWFTVALSLRQKAAVNVAAFSLAGRRVLVVDDNLTQCQVLHEQLRTWGLDAHYATDPRIALDMLAESARRGTPFDLAIVDLNMPVMDGFALARAVRGNRELAMLPLVLMSGVEASGAAEESKLGQFLTKPVRQSDLLDAVMKALARPADLPAAVPPTGATAPAQDRSAMRILLAEDMEVNQFVVVETIARDGYTCDIASNGREAVAAATAKEYDLILMDCQMPELSGFEATAAIREFERTQRPNGVRARIIALTANAVKGDRERCLAAGMDDYLTKPLDPVKLLRSIASTEPAGPVEMTAGQTAPAARANPIATAAATSADPVKADVEATVAGVIDYHDLLARCDGDKNMMGRLAQKFHAKSGQIWVDLEARFRSGDAEGTTRLAHALKGTAANLSAGRVAKLAEELEELGRSAELTSAEDVVRQLGQQIEQCRTALMSLSESCNASRMADCGDAAGVSTSKGKL